In Cydia fagiglandana chromosome 9, ilCydFagi1.1, whole genome shotgun sequence, a single window of DNA contains:
- the LOC134667277 gene encoding putative ATP synthase subunit f, mitochondrial — protein MGFGDYPKEYNPAVHGPYDPARYYGKPDTPFGQLKLSEIGAWLGRRNKTPSAFMGACSRAWWSWQHKYMQPKRMTAAPFFQLVVANMIFFYTINYGKMKHHRNYKYH, from the exons atgggTTTCGGCGACTATCCTAAAGAATATAACCCGGCTGTGCACGGGCCTTACGACCCTGCTCGTTACTACGGAAAGC CTGACACTCCGTTCGGCCAGCTGAAACTGAGCGAAATCGGAGCATGGCTGGGTCGCAGGAACAAGACTCCCTCGGCCTTCATGGGCGCTTGCAGCCGAG CCTGGTGGAGCTGGCAGCACAAGTACATGCAGCCTAAGAGGATGACTGCCGCACCCTTCTTCCAGCTTGTGGTGGCCAACATGATCTTCTTCTACACTATCAACTACGGAAAGATGA AGCACCACAGGAACTACAAGTACCACTAA
- the LOC134667278 gene encoding putative ATP synthase subunit f, mitochondrial, with protein MGLGDYPIEYDRKTHGPYDPAKYYGKPDTPFGDVKLMELPAWFARRTKSPSAFMGLCSRAWWRWQHKYMQPRKVGAAPFFQILVANMVFFYAINYGRISHHKNYKYH; from the exons ATGGGTTTAGGAGACTATCCGATAGAGTATGATCGTAAGACGCATGGGCCTTACGACCCTGCAAAATATTATGGGAAAC CTGATACTCCATTCGGCGACGTGAAACTGATGGAACTCCCAGCGTGGTTTGCTCGAAGGACCAAATCTCCTTCCGCCTTTATGGGCCTTTGCAGCAGGG CCTGGTGGAGATGGCAGCACAAGTACATGCAGCCTCGGAAAGTGGGCGCCGCCCCTTTCTTCCAGATACTCGTCGCTAACATGGTCTTCTTCTACGCGATTAATTATGGAAGGATCA GTCACCACAAAAATTACAAGTACCATTAG
- the LOC134667232 gene encoding 26S proteasome non-ATPase regulatory subunit 4: MVLESTMICVDNSDYMRNGDFLPTRLQAQQDAVNLVCHSKTRSNPENNVGLLTLANVEVLATLTSDVGRILSKLHRVQPNGDINLLTGIRIAHLALKHRQGKNHKMRIVVFVGSPVHTDEKELVKLAKRLKKEKVNCDVVSFGEDAENNPLLTTFVNTLNGKDNTTGGSHLVSIPAGNCVVLSEALISSPLIGGDGAGPSGSGLSPFEFGVDPNEDPELALALRVSMEEQRQRQEEESRRQQANTEGEAPKAGETQDSGMERALAMSLGREAMELSEEEQIALAMQMSMQQDAPAAEESMDVSEEYAEVMNDPAFLQSVLENLPGVDPQSEAIRNAMSTIKKDKDEKDDKDKDSKGSGSGSK; the protein is encoded by the coding sequence ATGGTCCTCGAAAGTACTATGATATGTGTTGATAACAGTGACTACATGCGAAATGGAGACTTCCTACCAACACGCCTCCAGGCTCAACAAGATGCCGTAAATTTGGTATGTCATTCCAAAACAAGATCGAATCCAGAGAATAATGTAGGATTATTGACACTCGCTAACGTCGAAGTGCTGGCCACGCTGACCAGCGATGTTGGCCGCATCCTTTCCAAGCTTCACCGTGTGCAACCGAATGGTGATATCAACCTGCTGACTGGAATCAGAATTGCCCACTTGGCACTGAAGCACCGTCAGGGCAAGAACCACAAAATGCGCATCGTCGTGTTCGTCGGCTCGCCGGTCCACACCGACGAGAAGGAGCTCGTCAAACTAGCAAAGAGGCTGAAGAAAGAGAAAGTAAACTGTGACGTTGTGTCTTTTGGAGAGGATGCTGAGAATAATCCATTGCTAACAACTTTTGTCAACACCCTTAATGGCAAAGACAATACTACAGGGGGCAGCCACCTTGTTTCCATTCCTGCTGGTAATTGTGTGGTTCTCTCTGAAGCCCTAATCTCGAGCCCACTGATTGGTGGAGATGGTGCTGGCCCATCAGGTTCTGGACTGTCTCCATTCGAATTTGGAGTTGATCCTAATGAAGATCCAGAATTGGCTCTAGCTTTGCGTGTGTCTATGGAGGAACAGAGACAGCGCCAGGAGGAGGAGTCCCGGCGCCAGCAGGCTAACACTGAAGGTGAGGCTCCTAAGGCTGGGGAAACACAAGATAGTGGCATGGAGCGGGCTCTGGCCATGTCTTTGGGCCGGGAGGCCATGGAATTGTCAGAAGAGGAGCAAATAGCCTTGGCCATGCAGATGAGCATGCAACAAGATGCCCCTGCAGCTGAGGAGAGCATGGATGTCTCTGAGGAATATGCTGAAGTCATGAATGACCCTGCCTTCCTCCAGAGTGTTCTTGAGAACCTACCTGGTGTAGATCCACAGAGCGAGGCTATCCGGAATGCCATGTCTACCATCAAGAAAGACAAGGATGAGAAAGATGACAAGGATAAAGATTCAAAAGGCTCAGGTTCAggttctaaataa